CTATGGTATGAACCAAATCTAACTATCCATATGTCTGGAAGTTTAGTCACTGCTAtgttcacacacacacacacacacacacacacacacacacacacacacacacacacacacacacacacacacacacacacacactctttCGGCCCACGCCGTGTGCCTAATTTGTTGCCAACCGGCAATATATATATTGTAGAAAGGGAAAAGTCCGATTTACACTCTTGGGCTATCGCAAAAATCCGATTTTCAATCTTCAACTATAAAATTGGACAACATAGGCCATTCAACTGTTGAAACCagacaaatttggcccttggggtgattttgaaggtggtttgcatttttagaaaaaaaataaaaatctaattagatataaaaaatcaaaataattcattttaaatcagaaaaatatgaaactattaccaaaattatctaaaaatgtaacctatccattattgctccatttgaatcttagttatacAAAAATAATAGCCATAACTACaaacaaccaaatattatggGCATAAAAAATTGAATCTGAATAACTAACAAGTATTGTGCCAATAGATAGGttgcatttttagaaaacttttgatatccatttcagaatttttttacttaaaataaattacttatgatttttaagtttaaaattgaatattcttaattctcacaaaatggaaaaccacctaaggggctaaATTTGCCCGAtttcaacagttggatggcctatgttatTCGGTTtcatagttgaaggttgaaaatcagacttttgttaTAGTTCGAGAgtgtaaaccggacttttccCTTGTAGAAAAGTAAGTATCAAAtttagtgcaaaaaaaaaaaaatcaaaatttgataATTTGAAGATATTATTTATTGATACCCCATATATTTTTGGCTCGGGGAATGAAACACAATTCACATAGTAATTGTACCGAAAATCTTCGTACCCATCTCAACGACGATACAAACAAAATAACCTAGTATATGCAATTTTTGCCTCATGTATTAGCAAATAATAAAGAATGATTAAAAAGTGCAACCTGAGCAGTGATTTAGCAagcaaagaaaaacaaaaggaacTACACTCTCCTGCTGCAGGAGTGCGGTTTATCACTCTACCAATAATTAAGCAACAAGCACATCATCGATCACAACCCACCACGCCCACGCTTTGCAAAAGACACCACACCGTACCGTTACGTTAATCAACATGATTACATGTATAAAGCTAGCACTTACAGTACCATGTGTACCACGGCACAACAGAGCCTGGAACTAACAGATATGTAGGTCGGGCAGAGCACACGTACTAGTACAAAAACTGAAAACgatatagctagctagctagctagctagggacACGAAGAGAACAGACACGTACGGCAACACGCACGATAGAGGACGCTCGACGCTTGGCGTGGTCGCGTGGAGGAGGAATCGATCACCATCGTCCATGAGCTAGTACGCAGCTTCTCATCACCGTCTCGACGTCTCTCCTGATCTCCTCTAGATGGCGCCATCATCGTTGATGTGACCCCTGGCCCCTCCGTCCACGTGTGGAGGACCTCCCCTTGACCTGATCTCAACATGCTGCAAAGGAGCAACACCACCGTACCAATTTTTATGTGTACGAAATAAAAAGAAATGTGCGAATCTCATCAGTTAACTCGCCAACATATCTCGATCGATCGAGCAAGAGAGAATTGGACCTGAGATGCCAAAGACTTGGGCTCTATCACGCCAGCTGCTGCAGAAACACCGAGTAGTAGAGATGAAGCATCAGCAGACGCGTCCAGTACACATACTTAGAGCGAGGTGCTGTCAGTTCAACGACGACGGGGGTGGCTTACCGGCGTCCTTGTGGGCGCGGCCGCAGCCGGTGATGCGGCCGACGAGGCCGAAGAACTTGTCCTTGAGCTGCGCGGCGAGCTTGGCCATGGTGCGGTGGAGGGCCGGGCTAGCTGCGGTGGAACGAAGAAGGGGCCTGCACGGTGTGAGCGAGCTCACCTGAATCTAGTAGTGGGAGCTGCTTCCTCCACACTAGCCATGGGCCTCGTATCTATATACTGCGCAAGCGCAACCACGGGTTACCGGAGCTAGCACTGCACCTTTCCCGGCCGGCTTCAGTGGACCAGGCCTATGTTAATTGTAGGCTATCAAAAGCGTGCTGCAGCTAGGTAGGTACTTGTCCATTTTTTTGGGGTCCCGTCCAGAGGCACCACAGGATAATAACTGCCCCGGAAAACTAGTTTCTCACAGCCTTTTCATTAGACCGTATTTGGATCCATTAACGCTCATAGTTACTCCTTGTTAGTAATAGCTAATACTCCATCcgtcctaaattattagtcagTTTAACTTTTCTGGATACATAATAAATTTTGCTATCCACCTATACAATACATAGTATACATCTACATGCATATAGCAAATATTATGCACCTAACAAAGCTAAAACGATCAGTAatttgggacagagggagtagctGCTAACCGTTAGCAGAATCTAAATCTACTTAGGATGCAAAATTGGAGATGCAGATCGGTTCGGGTGTCTGTCAAAGTTATATATATCGATGATCTAACACCTACgatccttaatctaaaaaatcgATCTAACACCTACATGAATTTCTAATACTTTTTTTGCAAAGAAGTTTTCAGTAGTTACAAAATTACAAACCTCCTCAAGAGTCAGCTTAGCTTTGCTCCATGACTAACAGCACAATATTTCGATAAGACCTTGTTTCTATCTAGCTAGAAATGTCCCCATGTTGTAggttgatttttgaaaaataggaAAGCGTAATACTCAAGAAATTAAATGATAAAGTtagaacaatattttttttttaaaatgtacGGGACATGTCACATTTCGGATGCTTTTGATGATGAGCCCGGACCAACGGGACCTAACAAATAAAGGGGTGCTGGCTAATGCTGAAGTCACTGTAATTTTGCTACGTTTTGTAAGAAACATCGGAGCAGCAGACTGGATGGACCCAAATTCAGTGATCTATAGCtatcaacctcttccaaatatAATTGTGCCTTTGATACGACAATCTATGATGTGATCTAGTGGTTGCGGCACATTGGTCGACCATCTTTCTCTAATGCGTGTAAAGCAAGCCGGATTAGGATTTCCGAAAAGGACCAGAGCTTGGTGGCCGCACATTTTGTTTCGCCTATGTGCCATGATCACTACCTTCACTAAGCCATAATAATGCAACGGGACCAAGGCGTCGACTGTTGGACGTTTTGATTAATTGACCATTATTTCTTGGTGATTGATACAGCCAAGTGGCAGACAGTTTAGAGAGAAAGGATCGATGTTGCGCATTTGTAACGCCAACTATGCCAAACATATGCGCTTTCGCAAAAAGCGAACCATTTACAACAAGACACATGTGGTGATGTCGTCAATCTCGATCAGAATTTACTGACCTAGTCTCTTGCCTATATAGGGTATGTTAGGTCTTATGCATGTATATGTTTAAAGCGGTGAGTATGTGCGTACTATATGTGTCCatctatgtatgtatgtgttAAAAAAACACATACATGCTACATCCTCAGAGCATTGTATTGTGGCATATGCACTCTCTCTTTCCATTACATTGAAGGTCTCACAGCAAAGGCATAATGTGTTGTGTCAAAAGGGAGCTACGATGTGGATGGTGGGATGGGGTGGTACCTGGTGCCATGGCGTGGTGCGTGGAGGCCGATGGAGTCTTGGTGGAAAGGTACATACATTACTTGTGGTCTTTGTAGAGGATGGTATGCAATTTATTTAACCGTGTGACACATTTTGATTAGGATGCGGTTTCGCTACATATATAACATGctgttttctttctctttatcagttcaatttttttttgtcaatgtCTCAAAAAGCGTTGGGCGCTAGGTAGGCGGTCATGTTACGCCTACCGTGGCGTCTAGGCGTTTGTGGATGCACTTTTCACAATTCATTAGATTAATGCATTGTTAAATAGAGGAAGTATTATTCTTCAAAACAAAGAATTTGATTTCATCATGCATATATGAGTTCTATGACAATAGGAAGCGGATGTACTGGCCCGCCTAGCCCTAGCCTTGTCTAGCACGGGATGGAATATTGAGTAAataggggagggagagggtttGGGAGGGAAGATCGTAGTGTGATCACAAACAAGTTTGAACTTATAGAATATACGCAATACCTTGTTCATGCTGTCATTTATATTAGATCTAAACATTTTGAGGGCCAGGCAACTAAAAGCCTGAATTTTTTCCGACCAAAAATCAAAGCCCAAGCCCGCCCAATAACTATTTTTCAGTGTGAAACTAATTATTGTTTCGGGTCCATAAGACCAGTGCCATATCAACCCAAAATGAGTATCAGGCAGGACTCATTTTGCTCAGGTCTAGTAGTTTTTATATTACTGTCGTATCCTCAAGATCGGATGTACTCTATAGCTCCTAAGAAACAAATTAGCTAGAAGTGTCCTACTACAATCTCTTAGTTATTAGCTACTAAAATAATTAGTAGGTGGAGATCCAAACAGGCCAATTAATAGACCAACAAACTATTAACATCCCACCATGCTAACAATTAGTTCATATCAGGTTGGTGTCTGCTATGAGTAAAAATACCAACTATATATACAACCACTTTATTAGCAGCAGGTGGATCCAAAATTGTAGATCGTTTGACAAATCTAGATAGATAATTTTTGCAATGTATCTATACATAGTGTTTATCTAGGTGCATGGTAAAAAAATAATGTATCTAGATTTATCAAAACGATCTAAAATTTGAAAGGGGAGTAACTATTAACCAGCTAACTATTAGCACTAATGGATCCAAATAGACTCTTGGCCACGATCAGACAAAAGATGCGAATAAGGCATTCAGAGGTGAGCAACTTTTTGGACCACAATCGCACCATTCAGTGACTATTTCTGTCGTACTCCACTAGATGATAGATTGTGACAATGATGCACAGGGCACAGATCCAGGAACAAGAACACCTCACCCAACCTACGCAATGACTCCACACCACTAGGGCTTAAACAAAGTTAACCACACGATTCAATTAGGTCATCCTGACGCTAATCGcaatttgtgagactttgtttTTGGTTCTTAGTCAATCTTAACTTTAAGGTCGTAGTTAGGAGGCTTCACAGAATTACGTGGCGCAAATTGGATGGATGCCCTTCGATCGTCTTGCATGTGTGTGGCCATGCGAATGCACGCACGCCCATGGCGGACCGGGGGTCAGAGCCTGACGAAGaagacggcgagctcgggccCCGTGGTGCCTCCCTGGGGTGCGATCATGTAGAGCGACTCCGAGTCCCGTGACCCGATGAAGTGATCGAAGCAGCCGCGCAGGTACGGCACctcgtcgtccgccgccgccgcgccggtcggcggcgaggagcacCTCGTCCCGGGGAGCATGCCGGCGCCCATGGACACCGCCCGCAGCGTCTCCATCACCGTCAGGTCGTCGTCCGTGGCCTCGCGCCGCACCGCGTACCCGGTCTTCTTGCCGTTGCAGAACATGGTCCAAGCCGGCTCgtccagcagcggcggcgcgcgcgctcccCCGCGTTTCCGACGCGCGCCGCCCTCGGCGTCCGGGGCCGCCGGGCGGCGCTCCGTCTCCAGGACGATGCGCGCGCCGGCCGGGTTGCCGAGCTCGCGGAGCAGCGCGTGCGTCTGGAGCGCGAGCTCGACGACCAGGCTGGGCAGGCAGCGCGGCGTCTCCTGCAGCGCCAGCACGACGCGGCCCCGGCGGTGGCCGTAGAGCGTCCCCGTGAGGCGCCGGCACGGCCGCGTGGTGCCCGAGAAGGACGCGCCCTTGGGCACGAGGCGGGAGCCTGCGCTGCTGGTGGCGGAGGACGAGGGCGAGGCCGACGACGAGGACGCGGCGGAgctggccgccgcggcctcggccgGCGTCCCGACCTGCAGCCGCCCACACCGCGGCGTCAGCGTCAGGACGGGGATCGCGTGCCGCAGCTTCTGGAACAGCCGCGCCGGCCGGGACGGGCCACCCCGCCCCTCCCGGTGCCGCCGCGACGGCACCTCCAGCGACTgccccggcgcgcgcggcggcctctgcggcgcgccgccgccgccgccgtcgtagcTGGCGCGGCCGTCGATGGAcgaggtggacgaggacgacgtCCGGGTGCTGTCGACGGACGACCGCAGGCTGTCGCGGCGGCTGTGGGCGTCGTCGCTGGGGCGGCCAGGGGTGGGGCAGATGGCGAAGCCCATAGACgcgcgcccggcgccggcgaggcgggcggGGCGTCCGACGACCCGGTCGGTGGACGCAATGGGCAGCCGTGCGAGGCGGCGGTGCGGTGGGGGTGGCCGTTAGTTATCCTGTGGCGGGGAGCGCGAGGTCTGGAACGTGCGGGCGGCGGTTACGCCTGTCGGGTCGATCGTCGTCGTGCTCCCTGGGGCTGGACGCCGCCTGGTTTCGCGGCTCTGCCATTTTGGGGCTTCTCGTTTCTCTCGTGTATCGTCTGTGCTCGTGTTGCTGAGCTCGAGAAACACGAGCACAGCAACCATGGCCGTCATGGCCTCGTGCTCTCCTCGAGGAGGTGCTCTACTTCGAGTCTTTGTATTTCAGTTCGTTAGTGTCACGACCCAAACTTTTTAAACATGATTAAAAATTAACTAACATCATCATGAGCATTATTAATGCATAATGGAGCATCATGTGCATGTGAATATTTGTTTGAAAATTTAATTGGTGTATGTTTGAATGTGTGGTTGTGAAGCAAGTTCAATTTTTTCTATGCAACTTGGCCtacaaaaattttatttaaatactagatttcaaattttgattataaaatatttttgtgaaattttatGCCTTCTTACCCGAGCCATAAAATTCTTGGAAGATTTAAAAACAGCTGTCTTGTTTATTTTACTGTGACCAATCTACAAAATATTTTTGAGTGATTCTTCTTGGAAAATGATCTTGGAGATTTTATCTAGCTTCAGtaaaattttagtgaattttttAGCCCTGAAACACCttcattttgaattttgaacttCAACCGTTTTCTCTTCTCCCCGGGCCCACGCGTTAGCGACCCCCTCCCCTTCCACCGCGCCTCCTCGCTCCCTGGTTgggcagcaggggcggcggcgccccaccACCGGCCGCTGGTTGGCCACCGTGGCCGGAAGCCATGGCGCCCCGTCGGCTGctcgcctccccctcccttCTTTAAAGCAAACCGGCCCTCCCTTCCTCTAAACCCTAGCCCGATTTTCCCCAATCCACCATTGTTGCCACCACCCAGAGCTCCCTTGCCGCCACCGATTCGTCGTCTCCGGTGCGCCATCCTTCAATTCCTTGCGCAGGGAgcatctcctccctctcctccttcgaTTCCCAAACTCACCCGGCCCTTTTCCTTGCTCTGCAAGGCCTCCCGGCGAGCTCTCAGTCTGCCGCCGCCAGAGTTCACTGCGCCACCCCTCGGCCGCCTCTCCTCACTGCCAGGGTGAGCCTCTCCGTCCTCGGGAACGCGCCATGCACCCGCTCCCCGGCCCTCTCCGGCCCCGCctcatcgcgccgccgccgcccgccgtcgccgcgcgcgaTGCACGCGCTGCGCCCCGCCTAGCGCTCTGggcgcccacgccgcggtcaAGGCCCTGGCCTTCCTTGACCTGGCCTGGGTGGGTCGcctgcccgtgggccccacttgtCTGTCGGCCTCTGGGCTGGCTGGATCCGGGTGGATCTAGTATTTTGAGGAGTTTGTGTTGTGCTGTGTTTTTGTAAAATGCGTGTAAATTTGTATAGAGCTCCGACAaatgtgaaacttgttttgttgggttTTTTCTTGCTTAGGTCTACTCTAGAAAAATGTTGTTTTGCCTGTTGTCTTGCTGTagatttatgtatggtttaatGTTGTAAAAGTTAATAAAATTCTTAGTTAATTCTATGCTGCTCTAAAAatgtcaaactaaattttgttagaatCCTTATGGAATGTTGTTTCGAGTAGTACAACTTGCTTGCTTGAGTCTCTCATGTTTGTTAGTTTTTTATCTTGATTTCATACTTGCTTTTTGAAATGTTATTTATAACATTAGCCTTTGTAGAAAAATGATAAAATAGTGAAACtggttttgatagctttgcatTCATGCCTAGTATCTGTGGTAATTTTATTAGATTTGTTCAATtaagtttgcatgccttttctgaATTAACTTATTTAGGACAGCTGAAAATTGGAATATTCATAagtaattataaaaaaatatttttgctgcAAATCCAACTCTATTAAGTTTCTTATGATGTCCTCTTTATACttgaattatttcatgatttatgcttgccgTATAAATTTTTGTTGATTAATTCTTGTATTAGTTACTAGTGCGTGATTGCTATTGCTTGTGTTAGTTTGTGTCATCGCATGTGATGCTTTTCTTTCTCCATGACATATCATTCCATGCATGATCATGGCATCACACTAATGAATAtatctcattcatgcattatattGACCGAAACGTCGGAGAGCGAACCCGTTGAGCCCGCCGAGTTAGTTGAGCCCGAGCCCGGTATTGAGTTCCTTGATGAGCcagaagaaaaccaaggcaagcagctaagcatgatccCTTGTGTCTATTTAAATTGATGCAATTTAGCTATCTCACTTGGGTATTATTAAGTtttatatattatattatttattgcattcttgtacctactttTATGCATTACCCTTCCTTGTGTTTATTTTACCCTTATCCTTGTCACATGTTAGTTAATTGAATACTTAACTTGAATagatgcttagccatgcttagaatattttatataactttgtagaaaaagaaagaatggTTTAGAGTCATCACACTTACCggttatccttgatcgcacatGTACATCTTGGTTATGGTGGAATGGAAGCATCGAGGTTCGAgtggaatggtagggcctagagaaagtAATCACGTGGGTATAGTCCGCTTGAACcatttaaggaccgttcgtggaTGACCTCGGTTTTGAGTAATTTTtgtcgtgctaccacatatccaaattAATGGAATGGATGAGCCAAATATCTTCTTGACTTGGTCTTTGATGCAcggtcctagatacgtggccaaggggCTATGTAGAGAGGCTTGGGAATATTCCCGGTGGACCTAGGTCTGCGTAAGCTAGGCGTGATGTTCAAGGGTTGAGCCAAGTTGGAAACGGTTGTCGCGAGTACTCCCTCACCCGatgtgatcggttgggtgagccgcatagttcttgcgtcgtgtgggtaaagtagtacacccttgcaaggtttaaGTCagttcgaattgccgcgctctcggatatgagcacgcTCTTTGTCCGACAAATTTTTCGTAGAAAGTTTTGTTTATGTTGGAAATAATTTATGGCCCCTTTATGATGAATTATTTTATTCTTGTCATAATCAACTAAAACTTGTGGTGAGTTGGGCAAgcttaattaattttgctagaGAGCTAAATGTTAGTTAGAGAGCTCATGCTTGCGCATTAATAACTTAACCTTAAAGT
The Panicum virgatum strain AP13 chromosome 6N, P.virgatum_v5, whole genome shotgun sequence genome window above contains:
- the LOC120679697 gene encoding uncharacterized protein LOC120679697, which gives rise to MAKLAAQLKDKFFGLVGRITGCGRAHKDAAAGVIEPKSLASQHVEIRSRGGPPHVDGGARGHINDDGAI
- the LOC120677544 gene encoding protein MIZU-KUSSEI 1-like → MGFAICPTPGRPSDDAHSRRDSLRSSVDSTRTSSSSTSSIDGRASYDGGGGGAPQRPPRAPGQSLEVPSRRHREGRGGPSRPARLFQKLRHAIPVLTLTPRCGRLQVGTPAEAAAASSAASSSSASPSSSATSSAGSRLVPKGASFSGTTRPCRRLTGTLYGHRRGRVVLALQETPRCLPSLVVELALQTHALLRELGNPAGARIVLETERRPAAPDAEGGARRKRGGARAPPLLDEPAWTMFCNGKKTGYAVRREATDDDLTVMETLRAVSMGAGMLPGTRCSSPPTGAAAADDEVPYLRGCFDHFIGSRDSESLYMIAPQGGTTGPELAVFFVRL